TATAAGACAACCGGCCTCCCCGGGATCTGTGGTCACCTTACACGGCAGGTTTGAAATTCTGTCGCTTTCCGGGTCCTTTTTGCCCCCTCCTGCCCCGCCCGCTGCTTCAGGTTTGACTATATACCTGGCCGGCGTGCAGGGCCAGGTGGTCGGGGGAGGGGTTGTGGGCCCGCTCCTGGCATCGGGCCCGGTGGTGATCATGGCAGCGTCTTTTGGTAATGCAGCTTATGAGAGGCTGCCtctggaggaggaggaggagcctGCTGCCGCAGGGCAGGTGCCGGGAAGCGGACACCTCGGGTCTCCCGGGGTTGGTGGGCAAGAACATCAACAGCAGTCGATtcagcagcaacaacagcaACTATTGCAAGATCCTAATGCACCGTCGCTTTTTCATGGGATGCCGCAAAGTCTACTAAATTCATGCCAATTGCCTGCTGAGGGATATTGGGGCACAGCACGCCCTCCTTATTGACTGACTGATCGCTAAGCAAGAAAAGAAGCTCActgtgttttttatttttcttaatctaAGACGGATGGATGGatccctctttctttttctttcttttttttttttttttttccaaattaaacAGCTTtcgattcttcttcttttataaaatttagttGATGTTTAATGAATTAGTTAATTAAAGATGTTGATTAGTTGTCATGGAATTGATTCATCTACATGGGTGTTTGGATTGAAAAATTTGATGGATTTTGGTGGGGGGGTGTTTGGTTTTACTAGTGGAATAGTTACTTCCAATTCACCTCAAGTGATTGTAGCTAGCTTAGAGATGAAGCATCAACAAGTTATGCAAAAAGGTTGGCATTCCatttcactctctctctatctgCTGTCTcccttcaatttttcttcttctttttttttttggtgtgtggTTGGATTTCTTAGATTAATGTTTGTTCTCGATTTCTTATAGGTTTTGCTTGTATAGAATACAcaactcttcttcttctccctacatcttctcttttaaaaaataaaataaaaatcatcgTGTTCATTGTTATTGTTTGTAGCAGTTACTGATGTTGTGGAAATTAAAGAGgtttgttttaacttttaagtTCGTGACGGTTTCAAGAGGTTGGTGAAAACGTCTTTTCCTCAAGAGAATATagggttctctctctctctctctctctgaatcTCTGACTCAGTGATTTAGCTAGCTAGGGTTTATTATGGAG
The Prunus dulcis chromosome 2, ALMONDv2, whole genome shotgun sequence DNA segment above includes these coding regions:
- the LOC117619498 gene encoding AT-hook motif nuclear-localized protein 22-like, translating into MDPVAAHGRPLPPSFLSRDLHLHPHHQFQHHLHHNNHNSEDEQNSSGGGGLISRGIKRDRDENTSAATTSLEGKELGSTSAGEGEITRRPRGRPAGSKNKAKPPIIITRDSANALRSHVMEVANGCDIMDSVSTFARRRQRGVCILSGSGTVTNVTIRQPASPGSVVTLHGRFEILSLSGSFLPPPAPPAASGLTIYLAGVQGQVVGGGVVGPLLASGPVVIMAASFGNAAYERLPLEEEEEPAAAGQVPGSGHLGSPGVGGQEHQQQSIQQQQQQLLQDPNAPSLFHGMPQSLLNSCQLPAEGYWGTARPPY